Below is a genomic region from Candidatus Manganitrophaceae bacterium.
CTCCAGGAGATGGTCAAGACCGGTTTTCTCCTTCGCCGAGACATCGACGAAGATGGTTTTCCCTCCCCATTCTTCAGGAATAAGGTCATATTCAGAAAGGGCATTCTTTACGTGATCGGGTTTGGCATCCGGCAGGTCGATCTTATTTGTTGCGACAATAATGGGAACATTCGCGGCCTTCGCGTGGTTAATCGCTTCAACGGTTTGAGGCATTACCCCATCATCTGCGGCAACCACCAGAATAACGATATCGGTGATCTTGGCGCCGCGGGAACGCATTGCCGTAAAGGCTTCGTGGCCGGGTGTATCGAGGAAGGTGACCTGTTTCTTGTTCACCGTAACGGTGTAGGCGCCAATATGCTGGGTAATCCCGCCGTGTTCTCCCTCTGTGACCTTGGTTTGACGAATTGCATCCAGCAGGGAGGTCTTTCCATGATCGACATGTCCCATAATCGTGATGACCGGAGGACGGTGGCGCAACTCAGATGGGTCATAGGAGATATTCTGTCCCAGGATTTCTTCTTCGGTTTTTTCCGAGACAAGTTCGGCTTTGATCTCTAATGATTCCGCGATGAGCGCGGCCTCATCAAGCCCGATCGGCTGGTTGACAGTGGACATCTTTCCTAGTTCCATTAATTTTGCGATGATGAGAGAGGCTTTTTGCCCGGTGAGTTCAGAAAACTCTTTGACGGTCAGACCTTCATAGATTTTGATATCTTTTTTTCGTGGTTTAGAGGCATCGACGACCGCGCCTCCTCCTCTCCGGGAGGCCCTTCGTTCGTCTTTTCGGTGAATGGGTTTAAAGTCCTGCCATTTTGTTGCCTTAGGGGAGCCTGCTGCGGGACTCTGTCCAGGGCCAGCCCATGCCCCCTTTTTCTTGCGCTTGGGGTTTTCTTTTGCTTTATCGAATAAGCCCCCTTTTTCCTCTTTTTGTCCCGGCCGCTTTCCTTTTTTCTTTTCCTTGTCCGGTTGCTTTTCCGTCGTACCCTTTTCGATTCCAGTAGGAGCTTTCTGCTGGATAACGGGAGGCGAGATGGAAGCCGTCTTGGGTTGTTCAGATAAGGTTGGTTTTTTCTCTTCTGTTTTTACTTCGGCGATTTCCGGAGACAGAGCAATGTCGGGGCTTGGTGCCGGCGGCTCCGGCAGGATTTCCGTAGGTGCATCAGAGGTAGGCGTAACAGAGATGGCTTCGGGCACCTCAGAGACGGCATCGATAACAGGCGAGGGTGCATCTTGCGGGACAACCTTCTTTTTTATAAGAACACGTGTTTTCTTTGGGGGAGGAGGGGGTTCTACCACTTTAGCGGCTTTGGCCTTTTTTGTTTTTCTGGTGGTTTTTTTCTGGGCCGGTTTGCCCCCCTTTCCCTGCTTATCCAGGATGGCCTTGACATCCTGGTCTGTGAGGGCACTCATGTGGTTGCTTACCTTGATCCCCTTTTTCTTAAGAGAAGCCAATAAGGCTTTGGAGGTAGTATCCAGTTGTTTTGCAAGTTCAAAAACTCTCATTTCCGGGCTGTCCCTATGGAGTCTCCTTTCTTTTTTTTTCCATGGCGATATGCCCTTTTGCCCCTTCGATAATCTTTGCGGCCGTTTTCATCCCAATCATGGGCAGTTCGCACAGCGTCGCTGGCTCTGCCTCCGCTAATTTCTCAATACTGTCCAGGCCATGTTCCATGAGGGCATCTGCGACCTTCCCGCCGACGCCCGGGATGTCAAGTAAGGTGGATTCCCTGTTTTCATTCTTTTGTCTTTGATCTTCCAGGACTTGGGCGTCTTCCTGAAGTTTCTGCTCATGTGAAATGGCTGCTGAAATTTCCTGGTCCCGTTCCTTGGCGCGCTCCTTCTCATATTCGCCTTGGTTAATAATATCTATTTTCCAGCCGGTCAACTTTGATGCCAGGCGGACATTCTGCCCCTTCTTCCCGATGGCCAGAGAGAGCTGTTGCTCTGATACGACCACCATGGCCGATTTCTCTGCCTCGTTAATCCCGACCTTTTCAATGACTGCGGGACTCAGGGCCTCTCCGATGAAGGTTCTGGGATCATCGGTCCAGGTAATAATATCGATCTTTTCCCCTTTTAACTCGCGGACAATGGATTGGACCCGGGAACCGCGGACGCCGACACAGGCACCGACCGGGTCTACGGAGGAATCTTTTGAGCGAACGGCAATTTTTGTCCGGTCGCCTGGTTCTCGAACGATCCCCTTAATTTCAACAACACCTTCCGAAATTTCCGGGACTTCCATCTCAAATAGTCTGTGAATAAAACCGATATTTGTTCTTGACAGGATAATTTGCGGTCCCCTTGATGAAGATTTTACTTCAAGGAGATAGGCTCGGATACGATCGCCACGGCGATATCCTTCCCTTGAGACCTGTTCTGAGTAGGGGAGGTAGGCTTCTGTTTTTCCGAGTTCGACGATATAATTCCGCCGTTCCTGCCCCAGAATCATTCCGCTGATCAGTTCTCCTTCACGACCTGAATATTCTCGATGTACCGATTCCCATTCTGCCTCACGAACCTTTTGAAAGATGACCTGTTTTGCCGTCTGCGCTGCAATTCTCCCAAAATCTGACATTTCCAGAAGAGAACCGATCTCGTCTCCGACATCTGCGGTATCATCGACCGATCTGGCTTCTTCCAAAGAAATCTCGTTGGTTGGGTTGGTCACTTCTTCCACGATGGTCTTCAGGGAAATAATTTCGATTTCTCCAGTCTCATTGTCCATTTGAACCTGTATGTTTTCATCTACCCCGTATCGCTTTTTCGCGGCAGTCAAGATAGCAGACTCAACGGCTTGAATGATCTTTTGAGTGTCTATTCTTTTTTCTCTTCCGATCTGATCAATAACAGAAAGGAGTTCGCTGTTCATTTCCTCATGCCTCCGTTGCTTCCCACAATAACCGGCCTTATCAGGTGTCTATTTCGAGACAGGCCTGGGCGATCTGGTCATACGGGATCTGTTGTTCTCCGCCCTGATCTAATTGAAGGAAGGCTTTGTCCCCTTTAAACCCGGACAATCTGCCTACAAAAACTTTCTGCTCCCCTATAGGGATGAATGTTTTTAACTTCACTCTTTTTCCGATAACCCGGACGAAGTGTTCCCGCTTCTTTAAAGGCCTGTTCAGACCGGGGGAAGAAACCTCCAGTGTATATCTCTGTGTTATAATCTCTTCCAGATCCAGCGCTCTGGAGAGGTGCCGGCTTGCTTTTGCACAGTCATCCAGGGTAACGCCACCTTCTTTATCAATAGTAATACGAAGCAGGCCACCTCTTTGAAGGCCGCCAAATTCAATATCGTAAAGTTCTACACCTAACGAATGAAAGAGAGGTTCGGCAATTGTTTTTATCTTATCCGTCAGGAAGGTATCTTCCATTTGGCAGACCCGCCCACTGGGTGTATAAAGTGGAGAACCGGTTCCAGTCTGTAACTTGTATTATGTACGAACATGTATGAATGCATACCCCTGAAAATAAAAAAGCGGGCAAAAAAGCCCACCCGACCAAGGTGACGAACATCTGCTGATTTTATATCATAAATAAACAAGAGTATGCAAGGGGAAACCGAAGGCACAAAATCTGTGTTGGGATTCCGGCAAGGTGAAAGGCGTTGACTCGTGGAGACAATTCAGCTAAAACCCAGGTAACGGTTTAGCACACAGATTTTTACTCCATGGCGGCGTCTTTGTGGTCTTTAAATCCTCGCGCATTGCCCCGAAAACCTCGGCATGCTGAGTTTTTACAAACCCGGGTCAGTGATCTTGATGATGAATAGCCCTGATTAAAATAAACGAAAGGAAATTTCTGTGACACGGATTTCGATTGAACTGGTTCCACGTTCCTCTGAATCTCTGGCGGGAGATCTCAAAATTCTCAGTGAGGGCTTTAAGTCGGTACAAATGGTGAATATTCCGGACATTCTCAGATACGAACTAAGGAGCTGGGAGGCGTGTCGCCAGGCAAAGTCTACTGTCCCTTGTGCCATACCGCATTTAAGAGCGATGGATTTTGATTCGGATGCCCTTGACCCACTTAAGGAGCTTCTCTCTTCCGGTGACTTAGAGGAGGTTCTTGTTGTTCAGGGCGACCCTCCTCAAGATCTTGGTCACCGGGTTTTCCCAACAAAAAGTGTCGATCTGATCCGTGCGATCAAGTCCTTAAGCCCTCAAGTAAAAGTTTACGCTGCGATAGATCCGTACCGGAGTAGTTTTCGCCAGGAAATGGCGTACATCGAGGCAAAGGTTGATGCCGGGGCGGATGGCTTCTTTACGCAGCCCTTCTTCGATCAGGGCTTAATGGAGGTATGGGCTGATCTTTTGGGAGGGGCGGAGGTTTTCTGGGGAATCTCTCCCGTGACCTCAGAACGGGCGCAGCGATATTGGGAGACAAAGAACAACGCGATCTTTCCTGAGTCCTTTAAGTCGACGCTTGAATGGAATCGCCAGTTTGCAAAGGAAGCTCTTGCTTGGGCAAAATCTCGTAACACGAACATCTATTTTATGCCGATCCGGCTTGACCTTATCCGGTATCTGGGCGGCATTCTCTGAACATCCAGGTGCAGGTGTATTTCCAGTTTTCTCTCACAGACTCCCAAGGTGGAGCGTTTCGGTTGATGATGACTCGGAGACTTTTTTTGAATACCTGATTCTGTTTTTATTGTCTTGACCTGTCCTGTTTTTTTCTGCTATTTTTCAATGTAATATTCGTCGTATGTAACCTCATCTGGATGTAGACCTTAATGAAGAAGCCTAGTCTTTTCCTTTTTTTTATAGTGATTCTAACGATTTCTCAGAGTCAGGCTTCTGAATTGATTCCAGTTCCGAAGCTTCACCGACAAGCTCTGCGGGTTTATGCACCCGGTGAGCGATTAGTTTATGATGTGCGATACATGGGAATTCGCGCGGGGACGGCCGTCCTTGAGGTTCTGGATAGTACGAAATTGAATGGACGGGATGTTTACCATATACTCTCCACGGTCCGATCCAACGACTTTATCTCATTCTTCTATCCGGTTGATAATCGGATAGAATCCTTTATTGATACCGAAAAACTTTATTCTCATTTCATAAAAATAAAGCAACGCCAGGGTAAACGCCGAAGAGAGAAGGTGATCGGTTTTAATCAAGTCCACCATCGGGCAGTCCAGATCAGAAATAACCGGAGTAGCATTTTTGAAATCCCTCCAAACGTGCAGGACTCTTTAAGTTCGCTCTACTTTTTCAGGACGCTTCCCCCAGTAGAGGTCGGGACTTCTACGTTTATCCCTGTTCATGAGAGTCGGAAAAACTGGGAGTTGGAAATTCAAGTTTTGAATAAGGAGCGGGTAAAGACCAAAGTTGGCGTATTCGATACGATTAAGGTCAAGGCTGTGGTTCGGTATGAAGGTCTCTTGATGGATAAAGGGGACGTTTACATCTGGTTCACAGACGATGAGAAGCGAATTCCGGTCAAGATAAAGTCGAAGATAAAGATCGGATCCATTTCAATCTCTCTTATCTCGTTGACGGGACAAAATAGTGTCCTGGTTTCTAATCAAATCGAACACCTATCGTGAGTGCAAATCCTGCCCTTTCAGGGCGGGGCTCTTCTGGATGTCATCAATCTGTTATCCTCTACGGGTTCATCCTGATTCCCGATTTTCTCTTGAACACGCACAGTGAGTGCAACCCTTGCCTCGCTGGGCGGGTTCTTCAAATCTGGGGATTTTCATTTAGGTTGTAATGAGGTGTTTCGGCTGTGACGTTGATATGTTCCATCTGTGATAAAGCCATTGCCTGGAAGGGGAACCCGTTTCGCCCCTTTTGTTCAGAACATTGCAAGCTCATCGACCTGGGGAATTGGGCGACCGGGTCGTATCGGATGCCTGCGGTCGAGGATGAGGACGGGGAAGAGGTTTTGGATAAATCAGGGGGATCCCCCGGTCAAACCGACCTTTTGTGACGTTTTGTCGTGAGATGGATTACAGGCTCCGGTCTTCACTTTTTTCTTGAAAGCGGTATCCGAATAACGTAGATTGCGTCTAGATATATGGGGGATAGTTTGAGGAAGATTTGGTTGGAATTAGATGTTGCCGGAACATTGAGTGATGCTGCCTGGGTCGGCTTGGATCAACCCAAAGGCTACATCGACGGCGGAATTTTCAATCCAAAAAAGGTGAACTGTGAGCATCACCAGAAAGAGCCTCACACGGAGGGTGAATGGCGCGAGGTATGGGTTCACATCGAAGATCTCCATTTCGACTCCGCGGTTCATTTCTACAAGGAAAAACTGCGGATCCTCGCCGTTGAGGTAGAAGACTAAGGGTCTGTTCCTAAGGAGCCTGTCGGACTTAGGATGAATCTACTGCAAAAAAGCCATTGTGGCCCATTTCCCAAATCATTTTCGTTAAATATGCCAGATATTCGCCTCAAATGATCAAAAAAATGGACTCAAAAGGGCTTTCTTTCGCTACGATTACCTAAGTCCGACAGGCTCCTTAGGTTTTATAAAATAATATT
It encodes:
- the infB gene encoding translation initiation factor IF-2 → MRVFELAKQLDTTSKALLASLKKKGIKVSNHMSALTDQDVKAILDKQGKGGKPAQKKTTRKTKKAKAAKVVEPPPPPKKTRVLIKKKVVPQDAPSPVIDAVSEVPEAISVTPTSDAPTEILPEPPAPSPDIALSPEIAEVKTEEKKPTLSEQPKTASISPPVIQQKAPTGIEKGTTEKQPDKEKKKGKRPGQKEEKGGLFDKAKENPKRKKKGAWAGPGQSPAAGSPKATKWQDFKPIHRKDERRASRRGGGAVVDASKPRKKDIKIYEGLTVKEFSELTGQKASLIIAKLMELGKMSTVNQPIGLDEAALIAESLEIKAELVSEKTEEEILGQNISYDPSELRHRPPVITIMGHVDHGKTSLLDAIRQTKVTEGEHGGITQHIGAYTVTVNKKQVTFLDTPGHEAFTAMRSRGAKITDIVILVVAADDGVMPQTVEAINHAKAANVPIIVATNKIDLPDAKPDHVKNALSEYDLIPEEWGGKTIFVDVSAKEKTGLDHLLEMVLLQSEVLELKANPKKPPVGTIIEAKIDKGRGPVATVLVQEGTLKIGGIFVTGTQRGKVRALISDTGEKVTEAGPSTPVEVIGLDGVPQAGDTFVVVSEERTAKEVANDRAHRQRTIELSKIRRTTLDDLYEELKGGVVKELKLIIKTDVQGSAEALKQSLEKLATDAVRLQVIHRGVGGINESDVLLAAASNAIVIGFNIRPESKAQDLARKEKVDVRFYTIIYEVTDDIRRAMEGLLEPTLEERILGQIEVRQVFTISKQGTIAGGYVKEGTVSRDSAGARVIRDSTVIFDGKILSLRRFKDDVKEVQTGYECGIAIENFNDIEVDDIIEVYTFDKIPAKL
- the nusA gene encoding transcription termination/antitermination protein NusA → MNSELLSVIDQIGREKRIDTQKIIQAVESAILTAAKKRYGVDENIQVQMDNETGEIEIISLKTIVEEVTNPTNEISLEEARSVDDTADVGDEIGSLLEMSDFGRIAAQTAKQVIFQKVREAEWESVHREYSGREGELISGMILGQERRNYIVELGKTEAYLPYSEQVSREGYRRGDRIRAYLLEVKSSSRGPQIILSRTNIGFIHRLFEMEVPEISEGVVEIKGIVREPGDRTKIAVRSKDSSVDPVGACVGVRGSRVQSIVRELKGEKIDIITWTDDPRTFIGEALSPAVIEKVGINEAEKSAMVVVSEQQLSLAIGKKGQNVRLASKLTGWKIDIINQGEYEKERAKERDQEISAAISHEQKLQEDAQVLEDQRQKNENRESTLLDIPGVGGKVADALMEHGLDSIEKLAEAEPATLCELPMIGMKTAAKIIEGAKGHIAMEKKRKETP
- a CDS encoding methylenetetrahydrofolate reductase, translated to MTRISIELVPRSSESLAGDLKILSEGFKSVQMVNIPDILRYELRSWEACRQAKSTVPCAIPHLRAMDFDSDALDPLKELLSSGDLEEVLVVQGDPPQDLGHRVFPTKSVDLIRAIKSLSPQVKVYAAIDPYRSSFRQEMAYIEAKVDAGADGFFTQPFFDQGLMEVWADLLGGAEVFWGISPVTSERAQRYWETKNNAIFPESFKSTLEWNRQFAKEALAWAKSRNTNIYFMPIRLDLIRYLGGIL
- a CDS encoding DUF3108 domain-containing protein, which codes for MKKPSLFLFFIVILTISQSQASELIPVPKLHRQALRVYAPGERLVYDVRYMGIRAGTAVLEVLDSTKLNGRDVYHILSTVRSNDFISFFYPVDNRIESFIDTEKLYSHFIKIKQRQGKRRREKVIGFNQVHHRAVQIRNNRSSIFEIPPNVQDSLSSLYFFRTLPPVEVGTSTFIPVHESRKNWELEIQVLNKERVKTKVGVFDTIKVKAVVRYEGLLMDKGDVYIWFTDDEKRIPVKIKSKIKIGSISISLISLTGQNSVLVSNQIEHLS
- a CDS encoding ribosome maturation factor RimP, with the translated sequence MEDTFLTDKIKTIAEPLFHSLGVELYDIEFGGLQRGGLLRITIDKEGGVTLDDCAKASRHLSRALDLEEIITQRYTLEVSSPGLNRPLKKREHFVRVIGKRVKLKTFIPIGEQKVFVGRLSGFKGDKAFLQLDQGGEQQIPYDQIAQACLEIDT
- the yacG gene encoding DNA gyrase inhibitor YacG — encoded protein: MTLICSICDKAIAWKGNPFRPFCSEHCKLIDLGNWATGSYRMPAVEDEDGEEVLDKSGGSPGQTDLL